A stretch of the Planctomicrobium piriforme genome encodes the following:
- a CDS encoding tetratricopeptide repeat protein, which yields MKQSARAWTSLAAGCLFSLSASGCITIAPNTPGLSWLSPNKPKVQRASYEEKVQDAPGDPKNPAKLKMAYGRLMEDSGQLAEARKSYAAVVELQPKNIEAILGIAHLDQLSGNIEQAEQGYKRAIKADPNSALAHYSLGEFYATQKRWKESSEALTKAMLAQPDETQYRYALAVALVHCGDVDSALPHFIRTIGDAEAHYNVGLILQEEGNLADAERQFALAVTKKPELTAAQNWLTHVRQQRTNGTNTATPEAPTGPVSPVVPAGHSATPGVTQKSDAGDRHSLGNRLSVQQLEQSANQSAGS from the coding sequence GTGAAACAATCCGCCCGGGCATGGACCAGTCTGGCTGCCGGATGTTTGTTTTCACTCTCGGCCAGCGGCTGCATCACCATCGCTCCCAATACTCCTGGCCTCTCGTGGCTTTCGCCCAATAAGCCCAAAGTGCAACGGGCCAGCTACGAAGAAAAAGTTCAGGACGCCCCCGGCGACCCCAAGAACCCCGCCAAGCTGAAAATGGCTTACGGGCGTTTGATGGAAGATTCCGGACAACTCGCGGAAGCCCGCAAGAGCTACGCCGCAGTCGTGGAACTGCAGCCGAAGAACATTGAAGCCATTCTGGGCATCGCCCACCTCGATCAGCTGAGCGGCAACATCGAACAGGCCGAGCAAGGCTACAAGCGAGCGATCAAAGCTGACCCGAACTCCGCCCTAGCGCATTACAGTCTGGGCGAGTTCTACGCGACCCAGAAACGCTGGAAAGAATCTTCCGAAGCCCTGACAAAGGCGATGCTGGCTCAGCCGGACGAAACCCAGTACCGGTATGCTCTGGCGGTCGCGCTGGTGCACTGCGGCGATGTGGATTCGGCCCTGCCGCACTTCATCCGCACCATTGGCGACGCGGAAGCCCATTACAATGTGGGTCTGATTCTGCAGGAAGAAGGCAACCTGGCGGACGCCGAGCGTCAATTCGCTCTGGCCGTCACCAAGAAGCCGGAACTGACCGCCGCCCAGAACTGGCTCACCCACGTTCGCCAGCAGCGGACAAACGGGACGAACACCGCCACGCCTGAAGCCCCGACCGGCCCCGTGTCCCCTGTTGTTCCCGCCGGCCACAGCGCCACGCCGGGCGTGACGCAGAAGTCGGATGCTGGAGACCGTCATTCGCTGGGGAACCGCCTGTCGGTCCAGCAGCTTGAGCAGTCGGCCAATCAGTCGGCTGGCTCGTAA
- a CDS encoding TraR/DksA family transcriptional regulator, translating to MARKDALLRLHERLIEQRDDLRHKLSLPQTMQNDDVGGDSADLASHDVEKELESQLVSLESRELVRIEKAIEAIRNGTYGQCEHCGERIPVARLQALPHTSCCIECQRKFERRSSRTGEQVDWESAWEYQSRESDRDLTMRDIQFDAD from the coding sequence ATGGCCCGGAAAGATGCCCTGCTTCGCCTGCACGAGCGATTGATCGAGCAGCGCGATGACCTGCGACATAAGCTGTCTCTCCCCCAGACAATGCAGAACGATGATGTGGGCGGAGACTCGGCCGACCTTGCGTCGCACGACGTCGAAAAAGAACTCGAGTCGCAACTGGTTTCACTCGAAAGCCGCGAACTCGTGCGGATCGAGAAAGCCATCGAAGCGATTCGTAACGGAACATATGGCCAGTGCGAGCATTGCGGGGAGAGAATTCCTGTTGCCCGATTGCAGGCCCTGCCTCACACTTCATGCTGTATTGAATGCCAGCGGAAGTTCGAGCGTCGCTCGTCGCGGACGGGTGAACAAGTGGACTGGGAATCGGCCTGGGAATACCAGTCCCGCGAGTCAGATCGCGATCTGACAATGCGGGACATTCAGTTCGACGCGGATTGA
- a CDS encoding trypsin-like peptidase domain-containing protein translates to MTKMTVPAWKIGLCGIVALLLGGDLARLTAGPLGEAFAESSPGTSEIAESLRQAGRHLAAISAKTMPSVVNIESTRDSRTGEVQETGSGVIMRSPRTKGVFVITNRHVVADSRLNQIEVHLADGRVLTPTEKLEDADSDLAVLRVPEAGVEAAQFGDSDNLDIGHFVLAMGSPFGLSESVTLGIISAKGRRSLELPGRKVINQDFLQTDAAINPGNSGGPLIDLDGRVVGINTAIASQGGGNEGIGFSIPSNLVQFIVGQLLDYGRVRRGYLGVQLDEHFDFEVARKYALDRKQGARVTKVIDKTPAAIAGIRPDDIILNFDGFDVADETDLINKVNVTPVNKRVRVIVLRTGQRMTLQVVLSEKPEGERSEAPALPVELKAPYRNTSLAVMRLSPTLAVQCGYGKEQSGLLVKQAAAEAGADELQLYDVIEEVARQPVTTLEELDTALATLPDQSPVLLKVRRVVDGTVQTLLIEWNRE, encoded by the coding sequence ATGACAAAGATGACCGTGCCGGCCTGGAAAATTGGTCTGTGCGGCATCGTTGCCCTGCTTCTCGGGGGCGATCTTGCCCGGCTCACTGCCGGCCCGCTCGGGGAAGCGTTCGCCGAGAGTTCTCCCGGCACAAGCGAAATCGCCGAGTCCCTGCGTCAAGCCGGGCGGCATCTCGCGGCGATCTCTGCCAAGACGATGCCCTCAGTTGTGAATATCGAAAGCACGCGTGACTCGCGAACCGGCGAGGTGCAGGAAACCGGCTCAGGCGTGATCATGCGGAGCCCCCGTACTAAGGGGGTGTTTGTCATTACCAACCGCCACGTCGTGGCGGATTCCCGGTTGAATCAGATCGAAGTGCATCTGGCCGACGGCCGCGTACTGACGCCGACCGAAAAGCTCGAGGACGCCGACAGCGACCTCGCTGTGCTGCGCGTCCCGGAAGCCGGCGTGGAAGCCGCCCAGTTCGGCGACAGCGATAACCTCGATATCGGCCACTTCGTGCTGGCGATGGGCAGCCCCTTTGGATTGAGTGAATCAGTCACGCTGGGGATTATCAGCGCCAAGGGCCGTCGTTCGCTCGAACTGCCTGGCCGAAAAGTCATCAATCAGGACTTCCTGCAGACCGACGCCGCCATCAATCCCGGTAACAGCGGCGGCCCGTTGATCGATCTCGACGGCCGCGTCGTGGGGATCAACACCGCCATCGCCTCACAGGGGGGCGGCAACGAAGGGATTGGCTTCAGCATTCCCAGCAACCTGGTGCAGTTCATCGTCGGACAGTTGCTCGATTATGGACGCGTGCGTCGCGGCTATCTGGGGGTGCAGCTTGACGAGCATTTCGATTTCGAAGTCGCTCGCAAATATGCGCTCGACCGCAAGCAGGGAGCCCGGGTGACCAAAGTCATCGACAAAACCCCCGCCGCCATCGCCGGCATTCGGCCTGACGACATCATTCTCAACTTCGACGGCTTCGACGTTGCGGATGAAACCGACCTCATCAACAAGGTGAACGTCACCCCCGTCAACAAACGGGTGCGCGTGATTGTGCTGCGAACCGGCCAGCGGATGACGCTGCAGGTGGTCCTCTCCGAGAAACCTGAAGGAGAACGGAGCGAGGCCCCTGCTCTGCCCGTCGAACTCAAAGCGCCCTATCGCAACACCAGCCTGGCGGTCATGCGGCTCAGCCCGACGCTGGCGGTCCAATGCGGTTACGGTAAAGAGCAGTCAGGCTTGCTCGTCAAACAGGCGGCTGCCGAAGCGGGCGCCGATGAACTGCAGCTTTACGACGTGATCGAAGAAGTCGCCCGCCAGCCGGTGACGACTCTGGAAGAACTCGACACTGCACTGGCGACACTGCCTGATCAGTCGCCTGTGCTGCTCAAGGTCCGCCGCGTTGTGGACGGCACTGTGCAGACGCTGCTGATTGAGTGGAACCGCGAGTGA
- a CDS encoding LOG family protein, whose amino-acid sequence MAKERNYRTAPPDSSEERPLTTEHDPDSVGTARLVEEIKETADKFARDHASRGDLKLVSRALRELRYALKVFKPFRRHRKVTVFGSARTKPDHPAYQSALEFGRRCAQAGWYVVTGAGGGIMEAAHVGAGRKMSMGLNIILPFEQSANYVISKDEKLVNLKYFFTRKLMFVKEVHAVAQFPGGFGTQDELFETLTLVQTGKRDLMPIVCIDAPGGTYWKNWLDFIIKNLLDQKLISPADLSLFKITDDVEEAVQEVLGFYCVYNSMRYVRDKLYLRLHVAPDAAFLDRLNDEFKDIVASGRIELTEAHELEVEDEHLSDLPRLTFHFNRRDFGRLRQMVDFINEGLGNC is encoded by the coding sequence ATGGCGAAGGAACGCAATTACCGGACGGCCCCGCCGGACTCTTCTGAAGAGCGTCCGTTGACGACGGAGCATGATCCCGATTCCGTCGGCACCGCCCGACTGGTCGAGGAGATCAAAGAAACCGCCGACAAATTCGCCCGCGACCACGCCAGTCGCGGCGACCTCAAACTCGTCAGCCGCGCACTCCGCGAACTGCGGTATGCTCTCAAGGTCTTCAAGCCGTTTCGCCGGCATCGCAAAGTGACGGTCTTCGGCTCTGCCCGCACCAAGCCCGATCATCCGGCCTATCAGTCGGCGCTCGAGTTCGGGCGTCGCTGTGCTCAGGCCGGCTGGTACGTCGTCACCGGGGCCGGCGGCGGGATTATGGAAGCCGCTCATGTCGGAGCCGGTCGCAAGATGTCGATGGGGCTGAACATCATTCTCCCCTTCGAGCAGTCGGCCAACTACGTCATCTCGAAGGATGAGAAGCTCGTCAATCTGAAGTACTTCTTCACCCGTAAGCTGATGTTCGTGAAGGAAGTCCATGCGGTGGCGCAGTTCCCCGGCGGGTTTGGTACGCAGGACGAACTGTTCGAAACACTCACGCTCGTCCAGACCGGCAAGCGGGATTTGATGCCGATCGTCTGTATCGACGCGCCCGGCGGAACCTACTGGAAGAACTGGCTCGACTTCATCATCAAGAACCTGCTCGATCAGAAGCTGATTTCCCCGGCGGATCTCTCGCTCTTCAAGATCACCGACGACGTGGAAGAGGCCGTGCAGGAAGTGCTGGGTTTTTACTGCGTCTACAACAGCATGCGGTACGTCCGCGACAAGCTGTATCTGCGGCTGCATGTCGCGCCCGACGCCGCGTTTCTCGACCGCTTGAATGACGAGTTCAAAGACATCGTGGCCTCAGGCCGTATTGAACTGACCGAGGCGCACGAGCTCGAAGTGGAAGACGAACATCTCAGCGATCTGCCGCGGCTGACATTTCACTTCAACCGCCGCGACTTCGGCCGCCTTAGACAGATGGTGGACTTCATTAACGAAGGTCTGGGGAACTGCTGA
- a CDS encoding STAS domain-containing protein, with translation MESNVISLEWHGDALVVVAAGGVESLRWEIVEQAADIVLEPIREQKAPMVVFDLSRVSYFGSVFMALLVRCHKLVRIRGGVMVLCGVHRLARDLLHTTALDTLWAIYDTREEALESIGA, from the coding sequence TTGGAATCGAACGTCATCAGCCTGGAATGGCATGGCGACGCCCTGGTCGTGGTCGCCGCGGGGGGAGTCGAGAGTCTGAGATGGGAAATCGTCGAACAGGCTGCCGACATCGTGCTGGAGCCGATTCGCGAACAGAAGGCCCCGATGGTCGTCTTCGACCTGTCCCGGGTCTCGTACTTTGGCTCCGTCTTCATGGCGCTTCTGGTCCGCTGCCATAAGCTCGTCCGCATCCGCGGAGGAGTGATGGTGCTCTGCGGCGTGCATCGCCTCGCCCGGGATCTGCTGCACACGACCGCCCTGGACACCCTGTGGGCGATCTACGACACCCGCGAAGAAGCCCTCGAATCAATCGGCGCTTAG
- a CDS encoding histone deacetylase family protein, producing MLLFTDPLFLEHNTGSHPENAGRLAAIHKKLAETGLIDRCQRGVVSPAPHAAIAAVHGDQYLKRVEQICERGGGSLDADTRVSARSFEVARHAAGAACTAVEQVVRGDDTRALCLIRPPGHHALPDRAMGFCLLNNIAIAARHAQLACGLKRVLIVDWDVHHGNGTQDIFYADGSVGFYSIHRFPFYPGTGDWDETGTGAGAGTTWNVPIAYGTSREKYFERFQRTLDDAVATMRPELILISAGFDAHRLDPIGSLDLETEDFARLTELVVAAANAECQGKIVSLLEGGYHPQALADSVAVHLTTLAGDQ from the coding sequence ATGCTGCTGTTCACCGACCCGCTCTTTCTGGAACACAACACCGGTTCGCACCCTGAAAATGCAGGCCGGCTGGCGGCGATTCACAAAAAGCTGGCCGAAACCGGCCTGATCGATCGCTGCCAGCGAGGAGTCGTCTCGCCTGCCCCGCACGCCGCCATCGCCGCCGTGCATGGCGATCAATACTTGAAACGGGTCGAACAGATTTGTGAACGTGGCGGAGGGTCTCTCGACGCCGACACCCGGGTTTCTGCCCGCTCTTTTGAAGTCGCCAGGCACGCGGCAGGCGCCGCCTGTACCGCCGTCGAACAGGTGGTTCGCGGAGACGACACGCGGGCACTGTGTCTCATCCGACCGCCCGGGCACCATGCCCTGCCCGACCGCGCCATGGGCTTCTGCCTGCTGAATAACATCGCTATCGCCGCCAGACATGCCCAGCTCGCCTGCGGCCTGAAACGGGTGCTGATCGTCGACTGGGACGTCCACCACGGTAATGGCACGCAGGACATTTTCTATGCCGACGGCAGCGTCGGGTTCTATTCGATACACCGTTTCCCGTTCTATCCCGGGACCGGCGACTGGGACGAAACGGGCACCGGGGCGGGTGCAGGAACCACCTGGAACGTCCCGATCGCCTACGGCACGTCTCGGGAGAAATACTTCGAACGCTTCCAGCGAACGCTCGATGACGCGGTCGCGACCATGCGGCCGGAACTGATTCTGATCAGCGCCGGATTCGATGCCCACCGTCTCGACCCGATTGGCTCGCTCGACCTGGAAACCGAGGACTTCGCGCGGCTGACGGAGTTAGTCGTGGCGGCGGCCAATGCCGAATGCCAGGGAAAAATCGTCAGCCTGCTGGAGGGGGGATATCATCCGCAGGCATTGGCGGATTCGGTTGCAGTGCACCTCACAACGCTCGCGGGGGATCAGTGA
- a CDS encoding alpha/beta hydrolase family protein, producing MLRFTTTAGLFLILSAGMCHADDVPWLTEVTTPSGISLPSVPSAFLKKADGTPITTLEEWKPVREQIRAQWLDFLGPLPSAKEPLTVKAEKTEDLAKCTRTLIRYEAEPGRMVRAYLLKPKGVTASGRFPGLVVFHSTTRETIDAVAGKGSKPEQGIGLQLAERGFVVVCPANYLWEQSSYGEAAAATKKRHPESLGMTTMLADGMRAVDVLLQQTEVDPHRVGTIGHSLGAKEALYLMAFDDRVLAGVSSEGGMSLHSSNWEAEWYLGRQILNPGFARTHAELAALIAPRPFLVLGGEAGSGCADGERSWPPLKVGQQVTAFYGQPVRMGLLNHHQGHQLTPESAEKAFEFLEYALRSDPQVSPQ from the coding sequence ATGCTGCGATTCACGACGACTGCTGGACTGTTTCTCATTCTCTCTGCCGGAATGTGCCATGCGGACGATGTCCCGTGGCTGACCGAAGTCACCACGCCTTCCGGAATCAGTTTACCCTCAGTCCCGTCGGCCTTTTTGAAAAAGGCCGACGGGACGCCCATCACGACGCTTGAAGAATGGAAGCCAGTTCGCGAGCAGATTCGCGCTCAATGGCTCGACTTCCTCGGGCCGCTCCCATCTGCGAAAGAGCCGTTGACTGTCAAAGCAGAGAAGACCGAAGACCTCGCCAAATGCACCCGCACGCTCATTCGCTATGAAGCGGAACCAGGGCGCATGGTGCGGGCCTACCTGCTCAAGCCGAAAGGGGTGACCGCCAGCGGACGGTTTCCCGGCCTCGTCGTGTTTCACAGTACCACGCGCGAAACAATCGACGCCGTGGCCGGCAAGGGGAGTAAACCGGAGCAGGGAATTGGACTGCAACTCGCCGAACGGGGATTCGTGGTCGTCTGCCCGGCAAACTATCTCTGGGAACAGTCAAGCTATGGTGAAGCGGCGGCTGCCACGAAGAAACGCCATCCAGAAAGCCTCGGCATGACGACCATGCTCGCGGACGGCATGCGGGCTGTTGACGTTCTGCTGCAGCAGACGGAAGTCGATCCCCATCGAGTGGGAACCATTGGGCATTCGCTTGGCGCCAAAGAGGCCCTGTACCTGATGGCTTTCGATGATCGGGTCCTGGCGGGAGTTTCCAGTGAAGGGGGGATGAGCCTGCATTCCTCGAACTGGGAGGCGGAGTGGTATCTGGGGCGCCAGATTCTGAATCCCGGTTTTGCACGGACCCATGCGGAACTCGCCGCACTCATCGCTCCGCGACCCTTTCTGGTTCTCGGAGGAGAAGCAGGCTCCGGTTGCGCAGACGGTGAACGCTCCTGGCCTCCGTTGAAAGTCGGCCAACAGGTGACCGCGTTTTACGGGCAGCCTGTACGCATGGGGCTCTTGAATCACCACCAAGGCCACCAGTTGACGCCGGAGTCGGCCGAGAAAGCGTTCGAGTTCCTGGAATACGCGCTCCGTTCGGACCCGCAGGTTAGTCCGCAGTAG
- a CDS encoding glycoside hydrolase family protein, giving the protein MEELFAPPGLWIHDLWFAREGDTYHAYYLQVPQAIGSANDWSARHDLQQIGHATSTDLIHWQDQGPVVTPMPRLWRSAIATGSVARHDGKWFMPFSATGGKDSVVGMAVSNDLNTWKVPGDGPLVTSQAYPGEWQGRKLQWKALADPYLYPEPIDGWYYMLINARVQGDPLNSAGCIGVLRSRDMQAWESAGVFSYPQWCDRMETPCVWKHGDRWYLCFGTAHDQTEFPEKWTNSVPESLKKKLRVNAIFTADQFTGPYEPLGEWWLDKMPDGRSGYIHKIIPGPDGNDVLLTSTDWKISPPYPVEYPAAGSIRLKKPQ; this is encoded by the coding sequence GTGGAGGAACTCTTCGCGCCGCCGGGGTTGTGGATTCATGATCTCTGGTTCGCCCGTGAAGGGGACACCTATCACGCTTACTACCTGCAGGTGCCCCAGGCGATCGGCAGTGCAAATGACTGGAGTGCGCGGCACGACCTGCAACAGATCGGCCATGCCACGTCCACAGATTTGATTCACTGGCAGGATCAAGGCCCGGTCGTCACGCCGATGCCGCGACTCTGGCGGAGCGCGATTGCCACTGGGAGCGTCGCCCGACACGACGGCAAATGGTTCATGCCCTTTTCGGCAACCGGCGGCAAAGACTCGGTCGTCGGCATGGCTGTCAGTAACGACCTGAACACCTGGAAAGTCCCCGGCGACGGCCCGCTCGTGACCAGTCAGGCCTATCCAGGGGAATGGCAAGGGCGGAAGCTCCAGTGGAAAGCCCTCGCCGATCCCTATCTGTATCCCGAACCGATCGACGGCTGGTATTACATGCTGATCAATGCCCGCGTGCAGGGAGATCCGCTGAATTCGGCCGGGTGTATTGGCGTGCTGCGTTCGCGCGACATGCAGGCTTGGGAATCCGCCGGCGTCTTTTCGTATCCGCAGTGGTGCGACCGCATGGAGACTCCCTGCGTCTGGAAGCATGGAGACCGCTGGTATCTCTGCTTCGGCACGGCGCACGATCAGACCGAATTCCCAGAGAAATGGACGAACAGCGTTCCGGAGTCACTCAAGAAGAAACTCCGCGTGAATGCGATTTTCACCGCGGATCAATTTACCGGACCCTATGAACCCCTGGGCGAATGGTGGCTTGATAAGATGCCAGACGGCCGCTCGGGGTACATTCACAAGATCATTCCCGGCCCTGATGGCAACGACGTGCTGCTGACCAGCACCGATTGGAAGATCTCGCCCCCGTATCCGGTCGAATACCCTGCCGCAGGGTCGATTCGACTGAAGAAGCCGCAATAA
- a CDS encoding 2-oxoglutarate dehydrogenase E1 component: protein MSVESIPLSVQNLAFVEELYARYLEQPGSVDAEWRQYFDNLKNGDTSFSSGWSPESPFPHHSIFDPPGQAPVAAAPQPRPGIETTKNVLDVAAAQERLDQLIRNFRVRGHILAAVDPLGKQRPSPPELDPTFYGFDEKDLDKELSTSWVGGAETRTLRGIINWLKQTYCRSIGAQFMHIDSLQVRLWLAQRMEETANRIRLARQDQLRILKRLADAVVFEEFLARKFVGAKSFSLEGAESLIPLLDMAIDKLGNEGTREIVIGMAHRGRLNVLANIMGKSPRAIFREFDDADSQYYTGRGDVKYHLGYSWDWITSKEQKVHLSLCFNPSHLEFVNTVAMGRTRAKMDRYQDFRREHGATLLIHGDAAFAGEGIIQETLNLSELEGYAVGGTIHVIVNNQIGFTTSPEEARSTAYCTDVAKMLQIPIFHVNGEDPEAVAQVLHLALDFRKRFQRDAVIDMYCYRRRGHNEGDEPAFTQPVMYKEIRQRPNVYSGYLERLESLGEVTRDEAEKVVEERRQKLEIELAEARRDDYIRCLDHWGGVWAGYQGGPATEADHPNTGVEIGKLSELLTKLTQIPTGFEPHPKALRILEQRRAMAEQKEMLDWGAAESLAFASIVNQGRPLRMTGQDVRRGTFSHRHAYLHDVQNGQPFNTLTNVTSDPTLVSMYNSPLSEAGVLGFEYGYSLDCPEGLVVWEAQFGDFCNAAQVIIDQFIASAEDKWNRLSGITLLLPHGFEGQGPEHSSARLERFLMLSAEDNMQVCQPTTPAQMFHLLRRQLLRKWKKPLVVMTPKSLLRHKECSSSLADLATGQFQRFIPDPEIQDFKQVKQVLMCSGKIYYDLVERRREGGYKGVMIVRVEELYPFPSTSLKKFFHDMDDKVPFAWVQDEPSNMGAWPYIRARFGDKFLKRFHIERISRPRSASPATGSNKSHRREQELLLSAAFSKATQEHTVSVSSSALSPPAPKPVGAGT from the coding sequence GTGTCGGTTGAATCGATTCCGTTATCCGTTCAGAACCTGGCTTTTGTCGAAGAGCTTTACGCTCGATACCTGGAACAGCCAGGGAGTGTTGACGCGGAGTGGCGTCAGTACTTCGACAATCTGAAGAACGGTGATACAAGCTTTTCCTCCGGATGGTCGCCGGAAAGCCCTTTCCCCCATCACAGTATCTTTGACCCTCCAGGTCAGGCCCCCGTCGCCGCTGCTCCGCAGCCGCGTCCCGGCATCGAGACGACCAAAAACGTGCTCGATGTCGCTGCCGCCCAGGAGCGGCTCGACCAGCTGATTCGCAACTTCCGCGTCCGCGGGCACATCCTGGCGGCCGTCGACCCTTTGGGAAAACAGCGTCCCAGTCCTCCGGAACTTGATCCGACTTTCTACGGTTTCGACGAAAAAGACCTCGACAAGGAACTGTCGACCTCCTGGGTTGGCGGGGCCGAGACGCGCACCTTGCGGGGGATTATCAACTGGCTCAAGCAGACCTACTGCCGGTCAATCGGTGCGCAATTCATGCACATCGACAGTCTGCAGGTGCGGTTGTGGCTCGCCCAGCGGATGGAAGAGACCGCCAATCGCATTCGACTCGCCCGGCAGGATCAGCTCCGCATTCTGAAGCGACTGGCCGACGCCGTTGTGTTTGAAGAGTTTCTCGCCCGAAAATTCGTGGGGGCGAAAAGCTTCTCGCTGGAAGGGGCCGAAAGCCTGATTCCGCTGCTCGACATGGCGATCGACAAGCTCGGCAACGAGGGCACCCGTGAAATCGTGATCGGCATGGCCCACCGCGGTCGATTGAACGTCCTCGCGAACATCATGGGCAAGAGCCCCCGCGCCATCTTCCGCGAATTCGACGACGCCGACTCGCAGTACTACACAGGTCGCGGCGATGTGAAATATCACCTTGGCTACAGTTGGGACTGGATCACTTCGAAAGAACAAAAGGTCCACCTGTCGCTCTGCTTCAATCCGTCGCACCTTGAGTTCGTGAACACCGTGGCGATGGGCCGCACCCGGGCGAAGATGGATCGTTACCAGGACTTCCGCCGAGAGCATGGCGCCACGTTGCTGATTCATGGCGACGCGGCATTTGCCGGCGAAGGGATCATTCAGGAAACGTTGAACCTCAGCGAGCTGGAAGGCTACGCCGTCGGCGGCACGATCCACGTCATCGTCAACAACCAGATCGGTTTCACCACGTCGCCGGAAGAAGCCCGTTCGACCGCCTATTGCACCGATGTGGCGAAGATGCTGCAGATTCCGATCTTCCATGTGAACGGCGAAGATCCGGAAGCGGTGGCCCAGGTGCTGCACCTGGCGCTCGACTTCCGCAAGCGCTTCCAGCGCGATGCGGTCATCGACATGTACTGCTATCGCCGCCGCGGTCACAACGAAGGGGACGAACCTGCGTTCACCCAGCCGGTGATGTACAAAGAGATTCGCCAGCGTCCGAACGTGTATTCGGGTTACCTGGAACGTCTCGAAAGCCTGGGCGAAGTCACCCGGGACGAAGCCGAGAAGGTGGTGGAAGAGCGTCGGCAGAAGCTCGAAATCGAACTGGCCGAAGCCCGTCGCGACGACTACATCCGCTGCCTCGATCATTGGGGGGGCGTCTGGGCCGGGTACCAAGGCGGTCCCGCTACCGAGGCGGATCACCCCAACACCGGGGTTGAAATCGGCAAACTCAGTGAGTTGTTAACGAAGTTGACGCAGATTCCGACAGGCTTCGAGCCGCATCCCAAAGCACTGCGCATTCTCGAACAGCGCCGGGCCATGGCCGAGCAGAAAGAAATGCTCGACTGGGGCGCGGCGGAGTCGCTGGCATTTGCCTCGATCGTCAATCAGGGACGTCCCCTGCGGATGACCGGACAAGACGTGCGCCGCGGGACCTTCAGCCATCGCCATGCTTATCTGCACGATGTGCAGAACGGTCAGCCGTTTAACACTTTGACGAACGTCACGAGCGATCCGACACTCGTCAGCATGTACAACAGCCCGCTGTCGGAAGCAGGCGTGCTGGGCTTCGAATACGGCTACAGCCTCGACTGTCCGGAAGGTCTCGTCGTCTGGGAAGCGCAATTCGGCGACTTCTGCAACGCCGCTCAGGTGATTATCGATCAGTTCATCGCCAGTGCCGAAGACAAGTGGAATCGCCTGTCGGGGATTACGTTGCTGTTGCCGCACGGCTTTGAAGGGCAGGGGCCCGAGCACTCGAGCGCCCGTCTCGAACGCTTCCTGATGCTCTCGGCCGAAGACAACATGCAGGTCTGCCAGCCGACCACTCCGGCCCAGATGTTCCATCTGCTTCGTCGTCAACTACTGCGCAAGTGGAAGAAACCCCTGGTGGTGATGACCCCCAAGAGTCTGCTCCGCCACAAGGAATGCTCTTCGTCACTGGCCGACCTGGCGACAGGTCAGTTCCAGCGCTTCATTCCCGACCCGGAAATTCAGGACTTCAAACAGGTCAAGCAGGTTCTCATGTGTTCCGGCAAGATCTATTACGACCTTGTCGAACGCCGCCGCGAAGGGGGCTACAAGGGAGTCATGATCGTCCGGGTGGAAGAACTTTACCCGTTCCCGTCGACATCTCTGAAGAAGTTCTTCCACGACATGGACGACAAAGTGCCGTTCGCGTGGGTGCAGGACGAACCGTCGAACATGGGAGCGTGGCCATATATCCGCGCTCGCTTCGGCGACAAGTTCCTGAAGCGGTTTCATATCGAACGCATCAGCCGCCCGCGGAGTGCGAGCCCGGCAACCGGATCGAATAAGTCGCACAGGCGCGAGCAGGAACTGCTGCTGAGTGCCGCCTTCAGCAAGGCGACTCAGGAACACACGGTTTCGGTTTCTTCGTCGGCCCTGTCGCCCCCGGCCCCCAAGCCGGTCGGTGCTGGAACGTAA